One segment of Toxoplasma gondii ME49 chromosome VI, whole genome shotgun sequence DNA contains the following:
- the TAF12 gene encoding transcription initiation factor TFIID complex subunit TAF12 (encoded by transcript TGME49_244160~Gene product name based on ToxoDB Community Expert Annotation.) gives MSESACIVDCPEVGPLVPAHTPSFAPASLSANRQEVSVEEVFSEIHAELVAEALKDLDPDAELDSSAATLVGDLLDAFVVDTGIQAARICRFRRGKTLTREDLDFCLSRNFAVPSTSDLPVSSVVSSTVSSVVSSSVSSSVSSSVSRDTGGWRPLAVASPLSSFAWGRQRRQEGDPSESLKALVSRQQETHTRLFHQILQEQKEGISGGLSRGEGGRKIRIRTLVSQKGSAQKGVSWAPGDREEKKRVRGGDCTEAGEDSDGRSSASPQGGEGETAETGVSAKKSCVASDGRPDAAAASVSTDLRPSGEEQTEARGGQAAFVASADGGGETPVSGDRAAAVGCGESREGIREKERDRQRWNASSCASLQEADFGNAPGPQDGQQMNLNRHTGGTGPSASAALAPAALAPAALAPALPPSLSQSPASLHAFAESSAQPSNPKPLGFVADVSPVCAQGGDSTPHSSGVPVSHGVASLPLHARDLPRPAAEGLVNLPVDYSQPYPSLPSSLPPFASPYFPAGLAYPPVAQGPSVTPHDSHFFASGSFLASPLAPFRHPRRQQGYEGEELAGREALKL, from the exons ATGAGCGAGTCTGCTTGCATAGTGGATTGCCCGGAGGTCGGCCCTCTGGTGCCTGCACACACCCCCTCCTTCGCTCCGGCTTCGCTGTCGGCAAACAGACAGGAAGTTTCTGTTGAAGAAGTCTTTTCAGAAATCCATGCAGAACTTGTCGCAGAGGCGCTCAAGGACCTCGACCCCGACGCAGAATTGGACTCATCTGCTGCAACA CTCGTTGGAGATTTGCTGGacgccttcgtcgtcgacACCGGCATTCAGGCCGCCCGGATCTGCCGCTTTCGCCGCGGAAAGACGCTCACGCGAGAAGATCTGGATTTCTGTCTCA GCCGGAACTTTGCAGTTCCCTCCACGTCCGACTTGCCTGTCTCCAGTGTTGTCTCCTCAACTGTCTCCAGTGTTGTCTCctcaagtgtctcctcgagtgtctcctcgagtGTCTCCAGAGACACCGGGGGGTGGCGTCCGTTGGCCGTCGCGTCGCCGCTGTCGAGTTTTGCGTGGGGACGGCAGCGGAGGCAGGAGGGCGACCCGTCCGAGTCGCTCAAGGCTCTGGTTTCGCGGCAGCAGGAGACGCACACACGGTTGTTTCACCAGATTCTCcaggagcagaaagaaggcatTTCTGGGGGCTTGAGTCGCGGAGAGGGCGGCCGCAAAATCCGCATTCGAACGCTGGTCTCTCAGAAGGGATCTGCGCAGAAGGGAGTGTCTTGGGCTCCTGGcgacagggaagagaagaagcgcgttCGAGGTGGAGACTGCACTGAGGCCGGCGAGGACAGCGATGGCCGGAGTTCTGCCTCGCCGCAAGGtggagaaggggagactgcggagacaggcgtctcGGCCAAAAAGAGCTGTGTCGCGAGCGACGGACGCCCTGACGCCGCCGCTGCTTCGGTGTCAACGGATCTGAGGCCCTCTGGAGAGGAGCagacagaagcgcgaggcggGCAAGCCGCGTTCGTTGCGTCGGCAGACGGGGGAGGAGAGACCCCTGTCTCTGGGGACAGAGCAGCGGCTGTTGGgtgtggagagagcagagaggggatccgcgagaaggagagagacagacagaggtgGAACGCGTCGAGTTGCGCGAGTCTCCAAGAGGCCGATTTCGGAAACGCTCCTGGGCCTCAAGATGGACAACAGATGAATCTGAACAGACACACGGGAGGAACAGGTCCATCGgcgtctgctgctctcgcgcctgctgctctcgcgcctgctgctctcgcgcctgctcttcctccttccttgtctcagtcgcctgcctctctccacgcgtTTGCAGAATCTTCTGCCCAACCGTCAAATCCTAAACCTTTGGGATTCGTCGCGGATGTATCGCCCGTTTGTGCTCAGGGTGGAGACTCCACTCCTCACTCTTCTGGAGTTCCTGTTTCTCATGGTGTTgcttcgctgcctctgcatgcgcgcgacCTTCCTCGTCCTGCTGCAGAAGGCTTGGTCAACCTGCCTGTCGACTACTCACAACCGtacccttctctcccttcttctctccctcctttcgcgtctccctATTTTCCGGCAGGTCTCGCGTATCCTCCTGTCGCTCAAGGTCCGTCGGTTACTCCGCATGATTCGCATTTTTTCGCTTCGGGGagcttcctcgcttctcctctcgctccgtTTCGCCacccgcggagacagcagggatacgagggagaagaactcgCAGGGCGAGAGGCGCTGAAGCTCTAG
- a CDS encoding hypothetical protein (encoded by transcript TGME49_244165~Signal peptide predicted by SignalP 2.0 HMM (probability 0.990) with cleavage site probability 0.870 at residue 19) — translation MAGCSPASGFVAFLPLAAARVMSPRFSIRMKNLYVRKTICAPRFFRLWTKARAVTKTLLSDASLPNFQAVMLLRHLMRSDNCSHQVLPGFLLVLDCDCTFSATA, via the exons ATGGCAGGTTGCTCGCCAGCCTCAGGCTTTGTGGCTTTTTTGCCTCTCGCAGCAGCCCGAGTgatgtctcctcgtttctccatCAGGATGAAAAA cCTGTACGTTCGCAAAACAATCTGTGCGCCGAGGTTTTTTCGCCTCTGGACGAAGGCGCGCGCCGTCACTAAAACGCTGCTTTCTGATGCCTCTCTCCCGAACTTTCAGGCCGTAATGTTGCTGCGTCACCTGATGCGG TCAGACAACTGCAGCCACCAAGTTCTCCCTGggttcctcctcgtcttaG ATT GTGATTGTACGTTCTCCGCCACAGCTTGA
- a CDS encoding hypothetical protein (encoded by transcript TGME49_244170~Signal peptide predicted by SignalP 2.0 HMM (probability 0.989) with cleavage site probability 0.514 at residue 27) gives MVAKRTVLLSSAAVAAATLFSRFSASAEEHELPTAWTSMTVASSRAPLGTTEVPHGLLPEDSRGGRILGDQNRALSPPQASEKVQIPTAVESGGGRGAAVENSGARPAFEERAEDREPGAKRRTPALDSSAEEAQVTRRRSAGLAPWAREDRSSPLLTVAVTVLAVAITSAAVDCVKGVTPKLSNAIDKELKELASRVRKRRYAGNYAAEKSDCLVSLQETHNARTFWTTHAFFLWTDGEKPLSVSTSERPPLRRLFMRSECPPFQSMEELLWRVFLEQCAQILSQRSSTRSDSVHLCKRAFDSSRWWPEVKAPQFFSS, from the exons ATGGTGGCCAAGCGCACAGTCCTCCTTTCATCAGCTGCTGTAGCGGCTGCGACTCTCTTTAGCAGATTTTCGGCATCTGCGGAGGAGCATGAACTTCCGACGGCGTGGACGAGCATGACAGTTGCGTCGTCTCGCGCTCCGCTGGGCACAACAGAGGTTCCCCACGGACTTCTGCCGGAAGATTCTCGCGGCGGAAGAATCCTCGGCGACCAGAACcgcgcgctgtctcccccGCAAGCTTCAGAAAAAG TGCAGATTCCCACAGCTGTGGAGAGCGGCGGCGGTCGAGGCGCCGCTGTAGAGAACTCGGGAGCCAGACCAGCTTTTGAGGAGCGTGCAGAGGACAGGGAACCTGGAGCGAAAAGACGAACCCCCGCTCTGGACAGCTCCGCAGAGGAAGCGCAAGtgacgagaaggaggagcgCCGGTCTGGCGCCTTGGGCTCGCGAGGACCG GAGTTCTCCGTTGTTGACCGTCGCTGTCACTGTGCTTGCCGTCGCAATCACATCTGCAGCCGTCGACTGCGTGAAGGGAGTGACACCCAAATTGTCGAACGCTATTGACAAGGAACTCA AGGAACTGGC CTCCAGGGTACGGAAAAGGAGATACGCAGGGAACTATGCGGCCGAGAAAAGTGATTGTCTAGTGTCTTTACAGGAGACACACAATGCCAGGACTTTTTggacgacgcatgcgttttttctgtggacggacggagaaaagcctctctccgtctctacTTCAGAACGACCACCACTCAGAAGGCTGTTCATGCGCAGCGAATGTCCTCCATTCCAGAGCATGGAAGAACTACTTTGGCGGGTTTTCTTGGAACAGTGTGCACAGATACTTTCGCAAAGAAGCAGCACAAGGAGTGATAGTGTCCATCTGTGTAAGCGAGCATTTGACTCCTCGCGTTGGTGGCCAGAGGTGAAGGCCCCCCaattcttttcttcttga